The following are encoded in a window of Bradyrhizobium sp. WBOS07 genomic DNA:
- a CDS encoding LLM class flavin-dependent oxidoreductase: MIPFSVLDLAPICQGGDAAQAFRNSLDLARHAEGWGYKRFWLAEHHNMTGIASAATSVVIAHIAGGTRTIRVGSGGIMLPNHSPLVIAEQFGTLESLYPGRIDLGLGRAPGTDQFTARALRRDLATTSENFPQDVLELQALLGDVQPNQAIRAVPGMGTKVPLWILGSSTFGAQLAAMLGLPFAFASHFAPQMMMPALREYRARFEPSAQLAKPYAMIGVNVFAADTDEAAQRMFSSLQQAFINLRRGTPGPLPPPVDDMDALWSPAEKAMVGQSLSCTAVGSPDVVEAKLKVLIAETGADELITTGQIYDHAARLRSFEIAAEVRDRIAKQPVA, encoded by the coding sequence ATGATCCCCTTCTCCGTGCTCGACCTCGCGCCGATTTGCCAGGGCGGCGATGCCGCGCAGGCGTTCCGCAATTCGCTCGACCTCGCCCGGCATGCGGAAGGCTGGGGCTACAAGCGGTTCTGGCTGGCCGAGCATCACAACATGACGGGGATCGCGAGCGCGGCGACATCCGTGGTGATCGCTCACATCGCTGGCGGCACCAGGACGATCCGCGTCGGCTCCGGCGGCATCATGCTGCCGAACCATTCGCCGCTGGTGATCGCCGAGCAGTTCGGCACGCTGGAATCGCTCTATCCCGGGCGGATCGATCTCGGGCTGGGGCGCGCGCCCGGCACCGACCAGTTCACCGCGCGGGCGCTGCGACGAGACCTTGCGACCACGTCCGAGAATTTTCCGCAGGACGTTTTGGAGCTGCAGGCGCTGCTCGGCGACGTGCAGCCGAACCAGGCGATCCGCGCCGTGCCCGGCATGGGCACCAAGGTGCCGCTGTGGATTTTGGGATCGAGCACCTTCGGCGCGCAGCTGGCGGCGATGCTGGGGCTGCCGTTCGCGTTCGCCTCGCATTTCGCGCCGCAGATGATGATGCCGGCGCTGCGCGAATATCGCGCGCGGTTCGAGCCGTCGGCGCAGCTCGCCAAGCCCTATGCGATGATTGGCGTCAACGTGTTCGCAGCAGACACGGACGAAGCGGCGCAGCGCATGTTCTCCTCGCTGCAGCAGGCGTTCATCAACCTGCGCCGCGGCACGCCGGGCCCGCTGCCGCCGCCGGTCGACGACATGGACGCGCTGTGGTCGCCGGCGGAGAAGGCCATGGTCGGCCAGTCGCTGTCCTGCACCGCGGTCGGCTCGCCCGATGTGGTCGAAGCCAAGCTGAAGGTGCTGATCGCCGAGACCGGCGCGGACGAATTGATCACCACCGGGCAGATCTACGATCATGCCGCACGGCTGCGCTCGTTCGAGATCGCGGCCGAGGTGCGGGACCGGATCGCGAAACAACCGGTCGCGTGA
- a CDS encoding tannase/feruloyl esterase family alpha/beta hydrolase, giving the protein MIVSVRKRLHRQVWQAALGCIAGVVAIASPAAGGDTISPVTACDRLKAEAGAAVRVSEAQQRPAASGLPAHCEVIAHLDERTGADGQKFAIGLHLRLPEAWNGRFVFQGQGGTDGVLGNGDAQPGGGQPSALNQGYATVTTDAGHSNAPGPLGGASFGLDPQARIDFGYRADDVVTRRAKQFIQTYYGRLPRYSYFLGCSNGGRHGMVVTQRFPDHFDGVAAGAPAFRMPEKGLAGAAATQAFAAISPKASDGRPILAQALSQADMDLLSRAIVQSCDATDGLADGIIDNVAACRFSPRTLQCPADKTASCLSSAQVAALETYFEGPTNAQGRRIYASYPYDAGIATEGWRRWILGTARDSRVNAFNVSFGATLAYLYMTPPQAPLANEAEAVYDFYRSVDVTEAHARIFGTSAAMPESSVQTISANSVDLSGFRARRGKLLLYHGVSDPTFSALDTVDWYKRLTSAVDGERETADFARLFLVPGMNHCSGGPATDSFDVLTPLVAWVEQGRAPERIEARAGAKTPWPDRSRPLCPYPHWARYLGHGSIEQSENFTCAAP; this is encoded by the coding sequence ATGATCGTTTCGGTACGGAAAAGGCTGCATCGTCAGGTCTGGCAGGCCGCGCTTGGCTGCATCGCGGGCGTCGTCGCCATCGCGTCTCCGGCGGCCGGCGGCGACACGATTTCGCCCGTGACGGCATGCGACCGGCTCAAGGCGGAAGCCGGCGCGGCGGTGCGTGTCAGCGAGGCGCAACAGCGGCCGGCGGCGAGCGGCTTGCCCGCGCATTGCGAGGTGATCGCTCATCTGGACGAGCGAACCGGCGCCGACGGCCAGAAGTTTGCGATCGGCCTGCACCTCAGGTTGCCGGAGGCATGGAACGGCCGCTTCGTGTTTCAAGGGCAGGGCGGCACTGACGGCGTCCTCGGCAACGGAGACGCACAGCCCGGCGGCGGACAACCGAGCGCGCTCAACCAGGGCTACGCCACGGTCACGACGGATGCCGGCCACAGCAATGCGCCCGGTCCGCTCGGAGGCGCCAGCTTCGGCCTCGATCCGCAGGCGCGCATCGATTTCGGCTATCGGGCCGACGACGTCGTCACCCGGCGCGCGAAGCAATTTATCCAGACTTATTACGGTCGCTTGCCGCGCTATTCCTACTTCCTCGGCTGTTCTAATGGCGGGCGGCACGGCATGGTGGTGACGCAACGCTTTCCCGATCATTTCGACGGGGTCGCGGCGGGCGCGCCCGCTTTTCGAATGCCCGAGAAGGGCCTAGCAGGCGCTGCAGCGACGCAGGCCTTCGCGGCGATCTCACCCAAGGCATCGGACGGCCGTCCGATCCTGGCGCAGGCGTTGTCGCAGGCCGACATGGATCTGCTCTCCAGGGCGATCGTTCAATCCTGCGATGCAACCGACGGACTTGCCGACGGCATCATCGACAACGTGGCCGCGTGCCGTTTCTCCCCGCGCACGCTGCAATGTCCCGCCGACAAGACCGCGAGCTGTCTGTCCTCGGCGCAGGTCGCAGCGCTCGAAACCTATTTCGAGGGACCCACCAACGCACAAGGCCGCCGGATCTATGCGTCCTATCCCTATGATGCCGGCATTGCCACGGAGGGATGGCGGCGCTGGATTCTCGGCACGGCGCGTGACAGCCGCGTCAACGCCTTCAACGTGTCCTTTGGCGCAACCTTGGCCTACCTCTATATGACGCCGCCGCAAGCGCCCCTGGCCAACGAAGCGGAGGCCGTTTACGACTTCTATCGCTCCGTCGACGTCACGGAGGCCCATGCAAGAATCTTCGGCACCAGCGCGGCGATGCCCGAGAGCTCGGTGCAGACGATCTCCGCCAATTCGGTCGATCTTTCCGGCTTCCGTGCGCGGCGTGGCAAGCTGTTGCTTTATCACGGCGTCAGCGACCCCACTTTCTCCGCGCTTGATACCGTGGACTGGTACAAGCGCCTCACGAGCGCGGTGGACGGAGAGAGGGAGACGGCCGACTTTGCCCGGCTCTTCCTCGTGCCGGGCATGAACCATTGCTCGGGAGGCCCCGCCACCGACAGTTTCGACGTGCTGACACCGCTGGTCGCGTGGGTCGAGCAGGGACGCGCGCCCGAACGCATCGAGGCCCGCGCGGGTGCGAAAACGCCTTGGCCGGACCGCAGCCGGCCGCTGTGTCCCTATCCGCACTGGGCGCGCTATCTCGGCCACGGCAGCATCGAGCAGTCCGAGAACTTCACCTGCGCCGCGCCTTAG
- a CDS encoding amidohydrolase, which translates to MPTYLPFDPNPRRPVKAPPPKTVDSQFHVLGPIDKYPERPGAAYRMPSATWEAALRMHKTLGIERGIIVQTTTYGADHAVVLDGLEAMGPNYRGCANALVFAEANDAYLAKLHDAGVRGARFSFRQELGAVLSDADFARAIARIRELGWYAKIQPEKDGIMSSVAKYENLDVPVLIDHMARPDPEAGRNDPNLRKMLELLKKGNFWVMLSLGEKTSKTGAPYDDVIPIARAYIEAAIDRCVWASDWPHPVSVKQPPNDADLLELMYRYAPDQAELEKILVHNPAKLFGFAD; encoded by the coding sequence ATGCCGACCTATCTGCCGTTCGATCCCAATCCCCGCCGCCCCGTGAAGGCGCCGCCGCCGAAGACCGTCGACAGCCAGTTCCACGTGCTGGGTCCGATCGACAAATATCCGGAGCGCCCCGGCGCGGCCTACCGGATGCCGAGTGCGACCTGGGAAGCGGCGCTGCGCATGCACAAGACGCTCGGCATCGAGCGCGGCATCATCGTGCAGACCACGACCTATGGCGCCGATCACGCCGTCGTGCTCGACGGGCTCGAAGCGATGGGCCCGAACTATCGCGGCTGCGCCAACGCGCTGGTGTTCGCCGAGGCAAACGATGCCTACCTCGCCAAGCTGCATGATGCCGGCGTGCGCGGCGCGCGCTTCAGCTTCCGCCAGGAGCTCGGCGCCGTGCTGTCGGACGCCGATTTCGCCCGTGCCATCGCGCGCATCCGCGAGCTCGGCTGGTACGCCAAGATCCAGCCCGAGAAGGACGGCATCATGTCGAGCGTCGCCAAATACGAGAACCTCGACGTTCCCGTGCTGATCGACCACATGGCGCGGCCTGACCCCGAGGCCGGCAGGAACGATCCCAACCTGCGCAAGATGCTCGAGTTGCTCAAGAAGGGCAATTTCTGGGTGATGCTGTCGCTCGGCGAGAAGACCTCGAAGACCGGCGCGCCTTACGACGACGTGATCCCGATCGCGCGCGCCTATATCGAAGCCGCAATCGACCGCTGCGTCTGGGCCAGCGACTGGCCGCATCCGGTCTCGGTCAAGCAGCCGCCGAACGATGCCGACCTGCTCGAGCTGATGTACCGCTACGCGCCGGATCAGGCCGAGTTGGAGAAGATTCTCGTGCACAATCCGGCGAAGCTGTTCGGCTTTGCGGATTAA
- a CDS encoding RidA family protein, whose product MTSQKRRKSIHIGGFKHVNPIPNACRIGNLVMSGVILGRDPATNAMPESLEAQCANMFAHMKATVEAAGGSTDDIIKMTVWLKDRGNRGPINVEWLKMFPDEHSRPARHALPMDNMDGGALVQCDFTAVID is encoded by the coding sequence ATGACAAGTCAGAAGCGGCGCAAGAGCATCCACATCGGCGGCTTCAAGCACGTCAATCCGATTCCGAACGCCTGCCGCATCGGCAATCTCGTGATGTCGGGCGTCATCCTCGGCCGCGACCCCGCGACCAATGCGATGCCCGAAAGCCTCGAGGCGCAATGCGCCAACATGTTCGCGCACATGAAGGCGACGGTGGAGGCCGCCGGCGGCAGCACGGACGACATCATCAAGATGACGGTGTGGCTGAAGGACCGCGGCAACCGCGGGCCCATCAACGTCGAATGGCTCAAGATGTTTCCGGACGAGCATTCGCGCCCGGCGCGCCACGCGTTGCCGATGGACAACATGGATGGCGGCGCGCTGGTGCAGTGCGACTTCACCGCCGTGATCGACTGA
- the hpaH gene encoding 2-oxo-hept-4-ene-1,7-dioate hydratase codes for MLDTATIERLAARLDEAERTKSLIPMFSKEYPDFSIEDAYAVQRAWTKLQLGRGRIIKGHKIGLTSKAMQNAVGISEPDYGVLFADMFYADATPIPFDRFHAPRIEVELAFVLKAPLRGPDCTIFDVLNATDYVTPALEILETRMHRVDPETGKTRKVMDTISDNAANAALVLGGRPIRPMDADLRWIGALLFRNGEVEETGLAAGVLNHPANGIAWLANRLAPHDEHLKAGEVVLAGSFTRPVDIRRGDTFHADYGPFGSVSCQFV; via the coding sequence ATGCTGGACACTGCGACGATCGAACGTCTTGCCGCGCGCCTCGACGAGGCCGAGCGCACGAAATCGCTGATCCCGATGTTCTCGAAGGAGTATCCTGATTTCAGCATCGAGGATGCCTACGCGGTCCAGCGCGCCTGGACCAAGCTCCAGCTCGGCCGCGGCCGCATCATCAAGGGCCACAAGATCGGCCTGACCTCGAAGGCGATGCAGAACGCGGTCGGCATCTCCGAGCCCGATTACGGCGTGCTGTTCGCCGACATGTTCTATGCCGACGCGACGCCGATCCCGTTCGACCGCTTCCACGCGCCGCGCATCGAGGTCGAGCTCGCCTTCGTGCTGAAGGCGCCGCTGCGCGGGCCCGATTGCACCATCTTCGACGTGCTCAACGCCACCGACTACGTGACGCCCGCGCTGGAGATCCTGGAGACGCGCATGCACCGCGTCGATCCGGAGACCGGCAAGACCCGCAAGGTCATGGACACCATCTCCGACAACGCGGCCAATGCCGCGCTGGTGCTGGGCGGCCGGCCGATCCGCCCGATGGATGCGGATCTGCGCTGGATCGGCGCGCTGCTGTTCCGCAACGGCGAGGTCGAGGAGACCGGCCTTGCCGCCGGCGTGCTCAATCATCCCGCCAACGGCATCGCCTGGCTCGCCAACCGCCTCGCGCCGCATGACGAGCATCTCAAGGCCGGCGAAGTGGTGCTGGCGGGATCGTTCACGCGTCCGGTCGACATCCGCCGCGGCGACACGTTCCACGCCGATTACGGCCCGTTCGGCTCGGTGTCGTGCCAGTTCGTCTGA
- a CDS encoding fumarylacetoacetate hydrolase family protein, whose translation MRLLSYLVDGEPRYGAAVDGGVVDLTRRIGRDYSDVKALIAANALADAQEAVAGQKPDYALDELVLLPPVLAPEKLWCIGVNYAERNAEYKDSSDLPKYPSLFVRSMSSMTGSGQPIEKPKVSDQLDYEGELVIVIGQGGRHIPREKAWSHIFGMTLCNEGTIRDWLRHGKFNVTQGKNFDRSGSIGPWIVTSDELDPRGPHNITTRVNGEVRQQDTTERLMFPFDFLISYLSTFATLKPGDMIVTGTPTGAGARFDPPRWLKVGDVVEVESRRIGVLRNKVVAES comes from the coding sequence ATGCGACTACTGAGCTATCTCGTGGACGGAGAGCCGCGTTACGGCGCGGCCGTCGACGGCGGCGTCGTCGATCTCACCAGGCGGATTGGCCGCGACTATTCCGACGTCAAGGCGCTGATCGCGGCCAACGCGCTCGCCGATGCGCAGGAAGCCGTCGCCGGGCAGAAGCCGGACTACGCGCTGGACGAGCTCGTCCTGCTGCCGCCGGTGCTGGCGCCGGAGAAGCTCTGGTGCATCGGCGTCAACTACGCCGAGCGCAACGCCGAATACAAGGACAGTTCCGACCTGCCCAAATATCCCAGCCTGTTCGTCCGCAGCATGTCTTCGATGACCGGCTCCGGCCAGCCGATCGAGAAGCCTAAGGTTTCGGACCAACTCGACTACGAAGGCGAACTCGTCATCGTGATCGGGCAGGGCGGCCGCCACATCCCGCGCGAGAAAGCGTGGTCGCACATCTTCGGCATGACGCTATGCAACGAGGGCACGATCCGCGACTGGCTGCGCCACGGCAAGTTCAACGTCACGCAGGGCAAGAATTTCGACCGCTCCGGCAGCATCGGCCCGTGGATCGTCACGTCGGACGAGCTCGACCCGCGCGGACCGCATAACATCACAACGCGCGTCAACGGCGAGGTGCGGCAGCAGGACACGACCGAGCGGCTGATGTTCCCGTTCGACTTCCTGATCTCCTATCTCTCCACCTTTGCGACGCTCAAGCCCGGCGACATGATCGTCACGGGCACGCCGACCGGAGCAGGCGCGCGCTTCGATCCGCCGCGCTGGCTGAAGGTTGGCGACGTCGTCGAGGTCGAGTCGCGCCGCATCGGCGTGCTGCGCAACAAGGTCGTCGCGGAGAGCTAG
- a CDS encoding flavin reductase family protein, with translation MRIDPTELGAERIYRLMTGIVVPRPIAWVTSLSGKGVLNLAPFSAFTFVSQKPPMLAISVGRKGADYKDTAHNILDTEEYVIHIADTPLMNAVHDSSVEHPPEISEVEHLGLETLPCDRIKVCRLAAAPVAMECRFRQCLEFGDAKSRLIVGEVVMFHLRDGLVNDGKVETRALDPIARIGGPRYARLGEIVTLNTVFQTPKSKD, from the coding sequence ATGCGGATCGATCCCACCGAGCTCGGCGCGGAGCGCATCTACCGGCTGATGACCGGCATCGTGGTGCCGCGCCCGATCGCGTGGGTCACGAGCCTGTCAGGCAAGGGCGTGCTCAACCTCGCCCCGTTCAGCGCCTTCACCTTCGTCTCGCAGAAGCCGCCGATGCTCGCCATCAGCGTCGGCCGCAAGGGCGCCGACTACAAGGACACCGCGCACAACATCCTCGACACCGAGGAATACGTCATCCACATCGCCGATACCCCGCTGATGAATGCGGTGCACGACAGCTCGGTCGAGCATCCGCCTGAAATCAGCGAGGTCGAGCATCTCGGCCTGGAGACGCTGCCCTGCGATCGCATCAAGGTGTGCCGGCTCGCCGCCGCGCCCGTGGCGATGGAGTGCCGCTTCCGGCAATGCCTCGAATTCGGCGATGCCAAGAGCCGGCTGATCGTCGGCGAGGTCGTGATGTTCCATCTGCGCGACGGCCTCGTCAACGACGGCAAGGTCGAAACCAGGGCGCTCGATCCGATCGCGCGCATCGGCGGTCCCCGCTACGCCCGCCTCGGCGAGATCGTGACGCTGAACACCGTGTTCCAGACGCCCAAATCGAAAGACTGA
- a CDS encoding tripartite tricarboxylate transporter substrate binding protein, whose protein sequence is MRLIWIAIAAAAAMLTGPASGQQWPARNVKLIVPYPAGGNVDSAARIVADKLQEKLGQPFVIENKAGAGGMIAGEAFAKSAPDGYTLFVGANGPVLFATEINKRDAYNWKKDFLPISTISMTPLVLEVHPSVQATTLKEFLDLAKREPGKLTMASPGPGTTNHLLSELMQSNLGVQWVTAHYRGNAPAINDLLGGQVQFAFDQLTVSLQHIKAGLFRALAVTSPHRLKSLPDVPTFAELGYKDFDGQTFTGLFAPAGTPAPIVDKLHETLVAILKDPAVVDKFEKLGGEATPMNPAEFKAYLEREDAKWIPVVRKANIRAD, encoded by the coding sequence ATGAGATTAATCTGGATTGCCATAGCTGCCGCTGCCGCGATGCTGACGGGGCCCGCGTCGGGCCAGCAATGGCCGGCGCGCAACGTCAAGCTGATCGTGCCTTATCCCGCCGGCGGCAACGTCGACAGCGCCGCGCGCATCGTCGCCGACAAGCTGCAGGAAAAGCTCGGCCAGCCCTTCGTCATCGAGAACAAGGCCGGCGCCGGCGGCATGATCGCGGGCGAAGCCTTCGCCAAGTCCGCGCCTGACGGCTACACGCTGTTCGTCGGCGCCAACGGTCCGGTGCTGTTCGCGACCGAGATCAACAAGCGCGACGCCTACAACTGGAAGAAGGATTTCCTGCCGATCTCGACCATCTCGATGACGCCGCTGGTGCTCGAGGTGCATCCGTCGGTGCAGGCGACCACGCTCAAGGAATTCCTCGATCTCGCCAAGCGCGAGCCCGGCAAGCTGACCATGGCCTCGCCCGGCCCCGGCACCACCAACCATCTGCTCAGCGAGCTGATGCAGTCGAACCTCGGCGTGCAATGGGTCACCGCGCATTATCGCGGCAATGCGCCGGCGATCAATGATCTGCTCGGCGGCCAGGTGCAGTTCGCGTTCGACCAGCTCACGGTCAGCCTTCAGCACATCAAGGCCGGCCTGTTCCGCGCGCTCGCGGTCACCAGCCCGCATCGGCTGAAGTCGCTGCCCGACGTGCCGACTTTCGCCGAACTCGGCTACAAGGATTTCGACGGCCAGACCTTTACCGGCCTGTTCGCGCCCGCAGGCACGCCCGCGCCGATCGTGGACAAGCTGCACGAGACGCTGGTCGCGATCCTGAAGGATCCCGCCGTGGTCGACAAGTTCGAGAAGCTCGGCGGCGAGGCCACGCCGATGAATCCGGCCGAATTCAAGGCCTATCTCGAGCGCGAGGACGCCAAGTGGATTCCGGTCGTGCGCAAGGCCAACATCAGGGCGGATTGA
- a CDS encoding IclR family transcriptional regulator yields MDRTKLVHDTTPPRQGAQAIRRALAVLRILAAGREAGVPLAEVVQATGLTRPTVHRIVHVLIEEGIVERNARSGRYAIGNQVPELALARPRPSRLLIAANPSLRRASAEIGDTLFLTVRTGNDTLCVDRRIGIYPIQVLSIEVGARRPLGVSSAGVAILAAMPAQEARKIVAANEKRFEAYRTDTATVLGEITAARRLGYGMREIGLVQGTKSISTWIKTPDGRPAAAMTVSAVRTRLGPRREQEVAEILLRETRVIEQAIGG; encoded by the coding sequence ATGGACAGAACCAAGCTCGTCCACGACACGACACCGCCGCGGCAGGGCGCGCAGGCGATCCGGCGCGCGCTCGCCGTGTTGCGCATTCTTGCCGCAGGCCGCGAGGCCGGCGTGCCGTTGGCCGAGGTCGTGCAGGCGACCGGCCTCACCCGCCCGACCGTGCATCGCATCGTCCACGTGCTGATCGAGGAAGGCATCGTCGAGCGCAACGCGCGCAGCGGCCGCTACGCGATCGGCAACCAGGTGCCGGAGCTGGCGCTGGCGCGGCCGCGCCCCTCGCGGCTGCTGATTGCTGCCAATCCGTCGCTGCGGCGCGCCTCCGCCGAGATCGGCGACACGCTGTTCCTGACCGTGCGCACCGGCAACGACACGCTGTGCGTCGACCGCAGGATCGGAATCTATCCGATCCAGGTGCTGTCGATCGAGGTCGGCGCGCGGCGGCCGCTCGGCGTCTCCAGCGCAGGCGTCGCCATCCTGGCCGCGATGCCGGCGCAGGAGGCGCGAAAGATCGTCGCGGCCAACGAGAAGCGGTTCGAGGCTTACCGGACCGATACGGCGACGGTGCTCGGCGAGATCACCGCCGCGCGGCGGCTGGGATACGGCATGAGAGAGATCGGCCTCGTGCAGGGCACGAAATCGATCTCGACCTGGATCAAGACCCCGGACGGCCGCCCCGCCGCCGCCATGACCGTCTCCGCGGTGCGAACGCGGCTCGGCCCAAGGCGCGAGCAGGAGGTCGCGGAGATCTTGTTGCGGGAGACGCGGGTCATCGAGCAGGCGATCGGGGGGTAA
- a CDS encoding O-acetylhomoserine aminocarboxypropyltransferase: MPAPKPPAFETLSLHAGQHPDPVTGARAVPIYQTTSYVFQDSDHAAALFNLERAGHIYTRISNPTTGVLEERLAALEGGVGAICTASGMAALHLAIATLLNAGDHIVASSSLYGGTINLLAHTLPRFGITTTFVKPRDLEAFRSAIKPNTKLVIGETIGNPGLEVLDIPKVAQIAHDAKIPLLIDNTFATPYLSRPIELGADIVMHSATKWIGGHGIAIGGAIIDGGRFDWRSSGKFGVLTEPYGGYHGIVFDEQFGTAAFIMRARTEGLRDFGACLSPTNAFQLLQGVETLGVRMDRHMQNTYLVLEALKSNKAVDWVLHPSLETHADYQLAKQLLPRGAGSIISFGIKGGRPAGRKFIESLRMISHLANVGDAKTLVIHPASTTHQQMDAEQLKAAGIGEELVRLSVGIETASDIIDDLAQALRISQKV; encoded by the coding sequence ATGCCCGCGCCAAAACCGCCTGCCTTCGAGACCCTGAGCCTGCATGCGGGCCAGCATCCGGATCCCGTGACCGGCGCCCGGGCGGTGCCGATCTACCAGACCACGTCCTACGTGTTCCAGGATTCCGATCACGCCGCTGCGCTGTTCAACCTGGAGCGTGCCGGCCATATCTATACGCGCATCTCCAATCCGACCACGGGCGTGCTGGAAGAACGGCTCGCCGCGCTCGAAGGCGGCGTCGGCGCGATCTGCACCGCGAGCGGCATGGCCGCGCTGCACCTGGCGATCGCGACGCTGCTCAATGCCGGCGATCACATCGTGGCGTCGAGCTCGCTCTATGGCGGCACGATCAATCTCTTGGCGCACACGCTGCCGCGCTTCGGCATCACCACCACGTTCGTCAAGCCGCGCGATCTCGAGGCGTTCCGCAGCGCCATCAAACCGAACACCAAGCTCGTCATCGGCGAGACCATCGGCAATCCCGGGCTGGAAGTGCTCGACATCCCCAAGGTCGCGCAGATCGCGCATGACGCGAAGATTCCGCTCTTGATCGACAACACCTTTGCCACGCCCTATCTGAGCCGGCCGATCGAGCTTGGCGCCGACATCGTCATGCATTCGGCGACCAAATGGATCGGCGGCCACGGCATCGCGATCGGCGGTGCGATCATCGACGGCGGCCGCTTCGACTGGCGCTCGTCCGGCAAGTTCGGCGTGCTGACCGAGCCCTATGGCGGCTATCACGGCATCGTCTTCGACGAGCAGTTCGGCACGGCGGCCTTCATCATGCGCGCCCGGACCGAAGGCCTGCGCGATTTCGGCGCCTGCCTGTCGCCGACCAACGCATTCCAGCTGCTGCAGGGCGTCGAGACGCTGGGCGTGCGCATGGACCGCCACATGCAGAACACCTACCTGGTGCTGGAAGCCCTGAAGTCCAACAAGGCGGTCGACTGGGTGCTGCATCCCTCGCTGGAGACGCATGCGGATTATCAGCTCGCCAAGCAGCTGCTGCCGCGCGGCGCCGGCTCGATCATCTCCTTCGGCATCAAGGGCGGACGGCCCGCCGGGCGCAAATTCATCGAGAGCCTGCGCATGATCAGCCATCTCGCCAATGTCGGCGATGCCAAGACGCTGGTGATCCACCCGGCCTCGACCACGCATCAACAGATGGACGCCGAACAGCTCAAGGCGGCCGGCATCGGCGAGGAGCTGGTGCGGCTGTCGGTCGGCATCGAGACCGCAAGCGACATCATCGACGATCTGGCGCAGGCGCTGCGCATCTCGCAGAAGGTCTGA
- a CDS encoding alpha/beta fold hydrolase: MKLSVNGADVFVATGGRDFDKSLPAVVFIHGAGFDHSTWALHTRWFAHHGFAVLAPDLPGHGRSAGPSLGSIAEMADWTAALLDAAGAAKAHLIGHSMGSLISLETAARHPDKVSALSLIGTAATMTVGPDLLKAAEANSQDANDMVSIWGLGFNAELGGSLAPGLWMHGGAQAVLKACEPGVLFKDLSACNSYTNALAAAASVKVPTTLILGERDMMTPAKAGKALAAAIPHAKTIVVPGAGHMIMAERPDELLAALRN; the protein is encoded by the coding sequence ATGAAGCTCTCCGTCAACGGCGCTGATGTGTTCGTCGCAACCGGCGGCCGCGACTTCGACAAGTCCCTGCCTGCGGTCGTGTTCATCCACGGCGCCGGCTTCGACCATTCGACCTGGGCGCTGCATACGCGCTGGTTCGCCCATCACGGCTTTGCCGTGCTGGCGCCCGATCTGCCCGGCCACGGCCGCTCCGCCGGGCCTTCACTCGGCAGCATCGCCGAGATGGCGGACTGGACCGCGGCGCTGCTCGATGCGGCAGGAGCTGCGAAGGCGCATCTGATCGGCCATTCCATGGGATCGCTGATCTCGCTGGAGACCGCCGCCCGGCATCCCGACAAGGTCTCCGCGCTGAGCCTGATCGGCACCGCCGCGACCATGACGGTCGGCCCGGATCTGCTCAAGGCGGCCGAGGCCAACTCGCAGGATGCCAACGACATGGTCTCGATCTGGGGCCTCGGCTTCAACGCCGAGCTCGGCGGCAGCCTCGCGCCGGGCCTGTGGATGCATGGCGGCGCGCAGGCGGTGCTGAAGGCGTGCGAGCCCGGCGTGCTGTTCAAGGATCTGTCCGCGTGCAATTCCTACACGAATGCGCTTGCCGCCGCTGCGAGCGTCAAGGTGCCGACAACGCTGATCCTCGGCGAGCGAGACATGATGACGCCGGCGAAGGCGGGCAAGGCGCTCGCCGCGGCAATCCCGCATGCAAAGACAATCGTAGTACCGGGAGCCGGGCACATGATCATGGCCGAACGGCCTGATGAATTGTTGGCGGCCTTGCGGAACTGA